The following coding sequences lie in one Azospirillum humicireducens genomic window:
- a CDS encoding septal ring lytic transglycosylase RlpA family protein — translation MKTMRIIVLAIAATTLSGTAVPVLANEKAKVPPVRVEQHEDGEDILVHKGEASFYSQKFHGRTTASGEPMNQNKATAASRTLPLGAKATVTNEDNGKSVDVIVNDRGPYVDGRVIDLSRSAARKLDMIEDGTAPVTVEVKPSEQPTDTARDKVEAKVEQLTPDRQVADRESRRSDSAGTSGGTGSDTVSHSGSGK, via the coding sequence ATGAAGACAATGCGAATCATCGTCCTGGCGATTGCCGCCACGACCCTGAGCGGGACCGCCGTCCCGGTGCTGGCGAACGAAAAGGCCAAGGTTCCGCCCGTGCGCGTGGAGCAGCATGAGGATGGCGAGGATATCCTCGTCCACAAGGGGGAGGCGTCCTTCTACAGCCAGAAATTCCACGGCCGCACCACTGCCAGCGGCGAGCCGATGAACCAGAACAAGGCGACCGCGGCTTCGCGCACGCTGCCGCTCGGCGCCAAGGCCACGGTTACGAACGAGGACAACGGCAAGAGCGTCGATGTCATCGTCAACGACCGCGGCCCCTATGTCGACGGCCGGGTGATCGATCTGTCACGCTCCGCCGCCAGGAAACTGGACATGATCGAGGACGGAACCGCCCCCGTCACCGTCGAGGTCAAGCCGTCGGAGCAGCCGACCGACACCGCCCGCGACAAGGTCGAGGCGAAGGTCGAGCAACTCACCCCCGACCGGCAGGTTGCCGACCGTGAAAGCCGCCGCAGCGATAGCGCCGGCACCAGTGGCGGCACCGGCAGCGACACAGTGTCGCACTCCGGATCGGGCAAGTAA
- a CDS encoding MgtC/SapB family protein, which translates to MGLTMVLTVGEIGLRLLAAAFCGALLGLDREMRGKAAGLRTHTLISISCALTTLVALELYAGLHAGGDERPSDPVRVIQGVAQAVGFISAGVMFRSGDSVRGATTAAVIWVAGGLGIACGAGYYLLAGMALALCLMVTILFTVLMDRFPQFGKEDEEDGRKAQQRRRTVRRGRIRRIARPAPPG; encoded by the coding sequence ATGGGCTTGACGATGGTTCTGACGGTGGGGGAGATCGGATTGCGGCTGCTGGCTGCAGCCTTTTGCGGTGCGTTGCTTGGGCTTGACCGCGAGATGCGCGGCAAGGCGGCCGGCTTGCGCACGCATACGCTGATTTCCATCAGCTGCGCCCTGACGACTCTGGTGGCGCTGGAGCTCTATGCCGGGCTGCACGCCGGCGGCGACGAGCGGCCGAGCGACCCGGTGCGAGTCATCCAGGGGGTGGCCCAGGCGGTCGGTTTCATCAGCGCCGGCGTGATGTTCCGCTCCGGCGACAGCGTGCGCGGGGCGACCACTGCCGCGGTGATCTGGGTGGCGGGCGGGCTGGGCATCGCCTGCGGTGCCGGATACTACCTGCTGGCGGGAATGGCTCTGGCCCTGTGCCTGATGGTGACGATCCTGTTCACCGTCCTGATGGACCGCTTCCCGCAGTTCGGCAAGGAGGACGAGGAGGACGGCCGCAAGGCGCAGCAGCGCCGCCGCACCGTCCGCCGGGGCCGGATCAGGCGGATCGCCCGCCCTGCGCCGCCGGGATGA
- a CDS encoding bifunctional riboflavin kinase/FAD synthetase, protein MRLYRHTADLPAEERGAVVALGNFDGVHRGHQTVIGTAQRLAADLGAPSAVVTFEPHPRSVFRPDDPPFRLTPFRVKIRHIEALGVDQLIVCHFDDGFRHKSAQAFVDEILIGGLGVRHVVCGYDFLFGHKRSGDPAFLLRAGRAQGFGVTEVGPVSDAEGGVYSSTRVRDALVAGRPREAAHVLGHPWEIEGRVVHGDQRGRTIGFPTANIELGEYLRPAFGVYAVRAGIDRGGETVWLPGVANLGARPTVDGTVARLEAHLFDVDLNLYDLHLRVQMVDFLRPEMKFPSFDALKDQIVQDAAAARAVLAAG, encoded by the coding sequence ATGCGACTGTACAGACACACCGCCGACCTGCCGGCCGAAGAGCGGGGCGCCGTCGTGGCGCTCGGCAATTTCGACGGCGTGCACCGCGGGCATCAGACGGTCATCGGCACCGCCCAGCGCCTTGCGGCCGATTTGGGCGCACCGTCGGCCGTCGTCACCTTCGAACCGCACCCACGCAGCGTCTTCCGTCCCGACGACCCGCCCTTCCGGCTGACGCCCTTCCGCGTCAAGATCCGGCATATCGAGGCTCTGGGCGTCGACCAGTTGATCGTCTGCCATTTCGACGACGGTTTCCGCCACAAGTCCGCACAGGCCTTCGTCGATGAAATCCTGATCGGCGGGCTGGGCGTCCGGCATGTCGTCTGCGGCTATGATTTCCTGTTCGGACACAAGCGGTCGGGCGACCCGGCCTTCCTGCTGCGCGCCGGCCGCGCCCAGGGTTTCGGCGTGACCGAGGTCGGCCCGGTGTCCGACGCCGAGGGCGGGGTCTACTCCTCCACCCGCGTGCGCGACGCGCTGGTCGCCGGCCGGCCGCGCGAGGCGGCCCATGTGCTGGGCCATCCCTGGGAGATCGAGGGGCGCGTCGTCCATGGCGACCAGCGCGGTCGCACCATCGGCTTTCCCACCGCCAACATCGAGCTGGGCGAGTATCTGCGCCCGGCCTTCGGAGTCTATGCGGTGCGCGCCGGCATCGACCGCGGCGGCGAGACCGTCTGGCTGCCGGGCGTCGCCAACCTGGGCGCCCGCCCCACCGTGGACGGCACCGTGGCCCGGCTGGAAGCCCACCTGTTCGACGTCGACCTGAATCTGTACGATCTGCATCTGCGGGTTCAGATGGTCGATTTCCTGCGGCCGGAGATGAAGTTCCCAAGTTTCGACGCGCTGAAGGACCAGATCGTTCAGGATGCCGCCGCCGCCCGCGCGGTTCTGGCCGCCGGCTGA
- a CDS encoding MaoC family dehydratase translates to MDDVRQVRKDTEGYCIEDLSVGMTASFAKTVTEADIVLFAGISGDTNPVHINQEYAATTMFQGRIAHGMLTVGFISAVLGTKLPGPGCIYMSQTLKFKAPVRAGDTVTARATITELIPEKRRCVIKTVCTVGETVVVEGEALLMVPSRG, encoded by the coding sequence ATGGACGACGTGCGTCAGGTCCGCAAGGATACCGAAGGCTATTGCATCGAAGACCTGTCCGTCGGCATGACGGCAAGCTTCGCCAAGACGGTGACGGAAGCAGACATCGTCCTGTTCGCAGGCATTTCCGGCGACACCAACCCGGTCCACATCAACCAGGAATACGCCGCCACCACCATGTTCCAGGGCCGCATCGCCCACGGCATGCTGACGGTTGGCTTCATCTCGGCCGTGCTGGGCACCAAGCTGCCGGGACCGGGCTGCATCTACATGAGCCAGACGCTGAAGTTCAAGGCGCCGGTCCGCGCCGGCGACACCGTCACCGCCCGCGCCACCATCACCGAACTGATCCCGGAAAAGCGCCGCTGCGTCATCAAGACCGTCTGCACCGTCGGCGAGACCGTGGTGGTGGAAGGCGAAGCGCTGCTGATGGTTCCGTCCCGCGGCTGA
- a CDS encoding multidrug effflux MFS transporter, whose translation MPRPDSLPIRVLLTALVAFGPLSTDLYLPALPALVRIFDTDVVTVQMTLSIFLVGFAVSQLVYGPMSDRFGRRPTLLVGVAVYLAASAVCAMATSIEGLIAARFFQALGACCGPVVARAVVRDVFGRDRAATVLAYMSMAMALAPAVGPMLGGMLTEWFGWRANFVLLTVFACGILAAVWSMLGETNAHRDEEALRPGRLAANSLLLLRNRGFVGYMLVVAFSYSGIFSFISGSSFVLIDRLHLTPAQYGASFGAVVLGYMLGTFLAGRLTPRLGGGRMIRIGTLLSLGGGALGGLLALAGVVHLLTILLPVFLFILGAGLTLPNATANAVGPYASMAGLASSLLGFAQMTIAAIIGIVVGHMNDGSALPMMGAIGLVGMGALLAHRLLVIPAAQGGRSA comes from the coding sequence ATGCCCCGTCCAGACTCCCTGCCGATCCGCGTGCTGCTGACCGCCCTGGTCGCCTTCGGTCCGCTGTCCACCGACCTGTATCTGCCGGCGCTGCCGGCGCTGGTCCGGATTTTCGACACAGATGTCGTCACGGTGCAGATGACCCTGTCGATCTTCCTGGTCGGCTTCGCGGTGTCGCAGCTGGTCTACGGCCCGATGTCCGACCGGTTCGGCCGGCGCCCCACCCTGCTGGTCGGGGTGGCGGTCTATCTGGCGGCCAGCGCCGTCTGCGCCATGGCCACCAGCATCGAGGGGCTGATCGCCGCCCGTTTCTTCCAGGCACTGGGGGCCTGCTGCGGGCCGGTGGTGGCGAGGGCGGTGGTGCGCGATGTCTTCGGCCGCGACCGGGCGGCGACGGTGCTGGCCTACATGTCGATGGCGATGGCGCTTGCCCCGGCGGTTGGGCCGATGTTGGGCGGCATGCTGACGGAATGGTTCGGCTGGCGCGCCAACTTCGTCCTGCTCACCGTTTTCGCCTGCGGCATCCTGGCGGCGGTGTGGTCCATGCTGGGCGAGACCAACGCCCACCGCGACGAAGAGGCGCTGCGGCCGGGCCGGCTCGCCGCCAATTCCCTGCTTCTGCTGCGCAACCGCGGTTTCGTCGGCTATATGCTGGTGGTCGCCTTCTCCTACAGCGGCATCTTCTCCTTCATCTCGGGCTCGTCCTTCGTGCTGATCGACCGGCTGCACCTGACCCCGGCGCAGTATGGCGCCAGCTTCGGCGCGGTGGTGCTGGGCTATATGCTGGGCACCTTCCTGGCGGGCCGGCTGACACCGCGGCTGGGCGGCGGCCGGATGATCCGCATCGGCACGCTGCTGTCGCTCGGCGGCGGAGCCCTGGGCGGTCTGCTGGCGCTGGCCGGCGTGGTCCATCTGCTGACCATCCTGCTTCCGGTCTTCCTGTTCATTCTCGGTGCCGGGCTGACCCTGCCCAACGCCACCGCCAACGCGGTCGGCCCCTATGCCTCCATGGCGGGGCTCGCCTCCTCGCTCCTGGGTTTCGCGCAGATGACCATCGCCGCGATCATCGGCATCGTCGTCGGCCATATGAACGACGGCAGCGCCCTGCCGATGATGGGAGCCATCGGGCTGGTGGGGATGGGCGCACTGCTGGCGCACCGGCTGCTGGTCATCCCGGCGGCGCAGGGCGGGCGATCCGCCTGA